From Pseudodesulfovibrio nedwellii:
CGAAGCATTGGCTGAAGCAGGCGCGAACATCGCAGTACTCGACATCGCCACTGATCGCGTACAGGAATCGGCGTCGAAACTGGCTGCCACTTACTCAATCAAAACCTTAGGCCTAACAGTCAATCTTTCCGACGAGGCCGCAATTGTTGCTGCCCCCAAAAAGGTCAAAGACGAACTGGGCTCACTCGACATCGTCGTCAACTGCGCCGCATTTGTTGGCACTTCAGGCCTAACCGGTTGGGTCACGCCTTTTGAAGAACAAAGTGTAGCCACCTGGCGCGCTGCCTTGGAAACCAACCTGACGGCCTGCTTCGCCCTCATTCAGGCTGCAACTCCATTCCTCCGTGAATCCGGCCATGGTTCAGTCATCAATATTGGTTCAACCTATGGCGTGGTCGGCCCGGACATGTCTCTCTACGAAGGCACGGCTATGGGCAACCCTGCAGCCTACGCCGCCTCCAAGGGAGGTCTGACTCAACTCACTCGCTGGCTCGCCACGACACTAGCCCCGAATATCCGCGTCAACTGTATCAGTCCCGGTGGAATTGCCCGCGGCCAAGATGAAAAATTCGTCAACCGATACAAGGAACGCACCCCGATGAAACGCATGGGCACTGAAGAAGACATGAAGGGTGCACTTCTCTATCTCGCTAGCGACTTATCGGCCTATGTTACAGGGCAAAATCTGTTGGTTGACGGCGGCTGGACTGCTTGGTAGACCGAATCACCATGAATTTTCGCATAATCCCCCGACTTGACATAAAAGGTCCAAACCTCGTTAAAGGAATACATTTCGAAGGTTTGCGCGTCCTCGGTAAACCCGAAGACTTTGCCCAATATTACTATGAAAATGG
This genomic window contains:
- a CDS encoding SDR family oxidoreductase, producing MKSIKQLMDLTGRTALITGGAGYIGTAFCEALAEAGANIAVLDIATDRVQESASKLAATYSIKTLGLTVNLSDEAAIVAAPKKVKDELGSLDIVVNCAAFVGTSGLTGWVTPFEEQSVATWRAALETNLTACFALIQAATPFLRESGHGSVINIGSTYGVVGPDMSLYEGTAMGNPAAYAASKGGLTQLTRWLATTLAPNIRVNCISPGGIARGQDEKFVNRYKERTPMKRMGTEEDMKGALLYLASDLSAYVTGQNLLVDGGWTAW